The following are encoded together in the Humulus lupulus chromosome 5, drHumLupu1.1, whole genome shotgun sequence genome:
- the LOC133778909 gene encoding cyclic nucleotide-gated ion channel 1-like — MDSNLKIVALVFRSITDLFFILHITFQLLIGFMPKAHVDLKGKGFLKYALGRARKIKWSYILIDLPAVLPVPQLKKTRDAFTTPLWIRGGFNLFLYINASYILGSFWYFFSVQREMECWHKACDDHFACFPTNQIERCNIFSMNNNSLRNITALNEFCPINSPDTTIFDFGMYLGALQSGIVGSTHFPNKVLQSFWWGLRNLSSFGSNLQTSPNPWETCFAALLSMLGLLLFLYLIGNLQLYMQLATQRTEDKRYNKKVEIKRLMKAKEPDIQLWASTHKLREPERVKTVIMTYMLDTLENDKQLNFKQLQKKL; from the exons ATGGACTCAAATTTGAAGATTGTAGCTCTTGTTTTCAGATCCATCACAGATCTATTTTTCATTCTTCATATTACTTTTCAACTTCTTATTGGGTTCATGCCTAAGGCACATGTGGATTTGAAGGGAAAAGGGTTCCTCAAATATGCTTTGGGAAGAGCTAGGAAGATTAAGTGGTCATACATTTTAATTGATCTTCCAGCTGTTCTTCCAGTCCCACAG CTTAAGAAGACTCGTGACGCCTTTACTACTCCTTTGTGGATTAGAGGGGGCTTCAATTTGTTTCTCTACATTAATGCCAGTTAT ATTCTGGGATCGTTTTGGTACTTCTTTTCTGTTCAAAGAGAGATGGAGTGCTGGCACAAGGCTTGTGATGACCATTTTGCCTGCTTTCCGACCAACCAAATTGAAAGGTGTAATATTTTTAGTATGAATAATAATAGTTTGAGGAATATAACAGCTTTGAATGAGTTTTGTCCCATAAATTCACCAGACACAACCATCTTCGACTTTGGAATGTATCTTGGAGCCCTTCAGTCTGGTATTGTTGGCTCCACACATTTTCCAAATAAGGTGCTCCAGAGTTTCTGGTGGGGTCTAAGAAATCTCAG TTCCTTTGGTTCAAACCTCCAAACAAGTCCCAATCCTTGGGAAACCTGCTTTGCAGCACTACTGTCTATGCTTGGCTTGCTTCTATTTCTATACCTCATTGGAAATCTACAg TTATATATGCAACTAGCTACACAGAGAACAGAGGACAAAAGATACAATAAGAAAGTGGAGATAAAAAGGCTAATGAAAGCAAAAGAGCCAGACATACAACTCTGGGCTTCCACACATAAGCTTCGTGAGCCTGAGAGAGTGAAGACAGTGATCATGACTTACATGCTTGACACCCTGGAAAACGACAAACAGCTTAACTTCAAACAACTTCAGAAGAAACTGTAA